In the Streptomyces sp. cg36 genome, one interval contains:
- a CDS encoding helix-turn-helix domain-containing protein — protein MNAPGPLGTFLQARRARLRPEDVGLRDLGPRRRVAGLRREELAQLAGVSVSYYARLEQGQSRGASPEVLDAIARALLLDHHERAHLGRLAEAGRHTRGPRRPRPERLTDETHDLLRALDGVPVMVLGRRTDVLAWNTLGHALLAGHLGILDPQDPVLRPNMSRMLFLDPHCQDLYTDRKRKARAVVGNLRIAAGRHPQDPLLAALIGELTMKSAEFAALWADHRVAPCDAASYELHHPVVGTVTVTQQTLSIARAPEQTLIVCTTPAGSPSEQALTLLRQASSSMPRTRTTPGEDDDTAVRQNTAATR, from the coding sequence ATGAACGCACCCGGCCCGCTCGGCACCTTCCTCCAAGCCCGACGAGCCAGGCTGCGACCCGAGGACGTAGGTCTGCGCGACCTCGGGCCCCGCAGACGGGTGGCCGGCCTGCGGCGCGAGGAACTGGCGCAGCTGGCCGGCGTCAGCGTCTCCTACTACGCACGGCTCGAACAGGGCCAGTCCCGCGGAGCCTCGCCCGAGGTACTCGACGCGATCGCCCGTGCCCTCCTGCTCGACCACCACGAACGCGCGCACCTCGGCCGGCTCGCCGAGGCCGGCCGCCACACACGCGGCCCGCGCCGCCCGCGGCCGGAGAGGCTCACCGACGAAACCCACGACCTCCTGCGCGCCCTCGACGGCGTCCCTGTGATGGTCCTCGGCCGCCGTACGGACGTACTGGCCTGGAACACCCTCGGCCATGCCCTGCTCGCCGGTCACCTGGGCATCCTCGACCCGCAAGACCCGGTACTGCGTCCGAACATGAGCCGGATGCTGTTCCTCGACCCGCACTGCCAGGACCTGTACACGGACCGGAAACGCAAGGCGCGCGCCGTGGTCGGCAACCTGCGGATCGCCGCCGGCAGACATCCGCAGGACCCGCTCCTCGCGGCACTGATCGGCGAACTGACAATGAAGAGCGCGGAGTTCGCCGCACTGTGGGCGGACCACCGCGTGGCGCCGTGCGATGCCGCGTCGTACGAGCTGCACCATCCCGTCGTCGGCACGGTGACGGTGACTCAGCAGACCCTGTCCATCGCCCGCGCACCGGAACAGACACTCATTGTCTGCACCACCCCCGCCGGCTCCCCCTCCGAACAGGCCCTCACACTCCTGCGGCAAGCGAGCAGCAGCATGCCCCGCACGCGCACGACCCCCGGTGAGGACGACGACACGGCGGTGAGACAGAACACCGCGGCCACGCGATAG
- a CDS encoding GNAT family N-acetyltransferase has product MSENRRPAAPTAVRLPQYTKADQEEILGTSDDPFGVASAGLTWLPKEEHFGIRHDGRLVAHAGLRLLSVAVGDTRTEVVGVGGVAVSPRVQGQGLARLVVTAALEHARAMGPHHALLFCRPPLVPLYQRLGWQPLDNDVTVEQPEDRLVTMPLRTMVTPLSDDARWPSGPVRLYSLPM; this is encoded by the coding sequence ATGTCTGAGAACCGACGCCCTGCAGCACCGACCGCGGTGCGACTCCCCCAGTACACCAAAGCGGATCAGGAAGAGATCCTCGGCACCAGCGATGATCCCTTCGGTGTCGCCTCGGCCGGTCTGACCTGGTTGCCGAAGGAAGAGCACTTCGGCATCAGACACGACGGCCGGCTCGTGGCACACGCCGGCCTGCGGCTCCTGTCTGTCGCGGTCGGCGACACCAGGACAGAGGTGGTGGGTGTCGGCGGCGTGGCCGTCTCACCCCGCGTGCAAGGCCAGGGCCTGGCCCGGCTCGTCGTCACAGCCGCCCTGGAACACGCCCGCGCCATGGGCCCTCACCACGCACTCCTGTTCTGCCGCCCTCCCCTCGTCCCGCTCTACCAGCGACTCGGATGGCAGCCTCTCGACAACGACGTCACCGTCGAACAACCCGAGGACCGCTTGGTGACCATGCCGTTGCGGACCATGGTGACGCCCTTGAGCGACGATGCCCGCTGGCCTTCAGGGCCAGTACGCCTGTACTCGCTCCCCATGTGA
- a CDS encoding MarR family transcriptional regulator translates to MTTQHISDAGLAAQPAAYWTGLAYEAIIAFTRAQQAELGFTQPQFWLLRNLSKNDISSDGRGMTIPELQQAMSSYIRPEDDLTAEAEVLLERGWLTRDTGGRLWITSSGEEARVGLQQHAPAIRARIHQGIDDADYVTTLKVLQQMIRNTGATPA, encoded by the coding sequence ATGACGACCCAGCACATATCCGATGCCGGACTCGCCGCTCAGCCGGCTGCGTACTGGACCGGATTGGCCTATGAGGCCATCATCGCGTTCACCCGAGCCCAGCAGGCCGAACTGGGCTTCACCCAGCCCCAGTTCTGGCTGCTGCGCAACCTGTCGAAGAACGACATCTCCTCCGACGGCCGCGGCATGACGATCCCCGAACTCCAGCAGGCCATGAGCTCTTACATCCGGCCCGAAGACGACCTGACGGCAGAGGCGGAAGTCCTGCTGGAGCGCGGTTGGCTCACCCGCGACACCGGGGGACGACTGTGGATCACTTCCTCGGGCGAGGAGGCTCGTGTCGGCCTCCAGCAGCACGCCCCGGCCATCCGGGCGCGCATCCACCAGGGCATCGATGACGCCGACTACGTCACCACACTGAAAGTGCTCCAGCAGATGATCCGGAACACGGGCGCCACCCCAGCCTGA
- a CDS encoding GyrI-like domain-containing protein codes for MLERLNQALAHLDDCLDREVDMAEVARIAAVSEYHFRRLFAALAGMPLPVYVRRRRMTLAGAEVLAGDLTLLDIAVRYGYGSGEAFARAFRSVHGIGPGEARRTGAVLTAQPRMSFRVVVEGSTPMCYRIVEKKPFRVIGKKARLPLVPEGLNTAAVAHLESLDKAAIVRMKELAGQEPYGILSAVVYLTDSRDEGAEADYWIGVVTGPEAAAEELDALDVPAGTWAVFDHHGPYPSALQELWRDVFTQWFPSNPYTSRAGPELLRTRPVEIGAETDSQLWIPVERNSGSTGA; via the coding sequence GTGCTGGAGCGGCTGAATCAAGCGCTGGCCCATCTTGACGACTGCCTCGACCGGGAGGTCGACATGGCGGAGGTGGCCCGGATCGCCGCGGTCTCGGAGTACCACTTCCGGCGGCTGTTCGCGGCGCTCGCCGGGATGCCGCTCCCGGTCTATGTGCGGCGCCGGCGCATGACCCTCGCCGGGGCCGAGGTGCTGGCCGGGGACCTGACGCTGCTCGACATCGCGGTCCGGTACGGGTACGGCTCGGGAGAGGCGTTCGCCCGGGCGTTCCGGTCGGTGCACGGCATCGGACCGGGCGAGGCCCGGCGCACGGGTGCGGTGCTCACCGCGCAGCCGCGCATGTCGTTCCGTGTGGTCGTGGAAGGCAGTACGCCCATGTGCTACCGGATCGTGGAGAAGAAGCCGTTTCGGGTGATCGGCAAGAAGGCCCGGCTCCCACTCGTACCAGAGGGGCTCAACACGGCGGCGGTGGCGCACCTGGAGAGCCTGGACAAGGCGGCGATCGTACGGATGAAGGAGCTGGCCGGCCAGGAGCCGTACGGGATCTTGTCGGCGGTGGTGTACTTGACCGACAGCCGGGACGAGGGCGCCGAAGCCGACTACTGGATCGGCGTGGTGACCGGTCCCGAGGCAGCTGCCGAGGAGCTCGACGCCCTCGACGTGCCGGCCGGGACCTGGGCCGTCTTCGACCACCACGGGCCCTACCCGAGCGCCCTCCAGGAACTCTGGCGGGACGTGTTCACACAGTGGTTCCCCTCGAACCCGTACACGAGCCGGGCAGGTCCGGAGCTCCTGCGGACGCGGCCGGTGGAGATCGGCGCGGAGACCGACTCCCAGCTGTGGATTCCGGTCGAGCGGAACAGCGGGAGCACCGGGGCGTGA
- a CDS encoding serine hydrolase domain-containing protein: MTDVKGFCEPRFEAVRAALAALLGKDDVGASAAVYVDGEPVVDIWGGYADVDRSVAWERDTLIGVNSTTKNVVALCALILADRGELALSAPVAAYWPEFAAAGKEKVLVRHVLSHTAGLPDLSGPTTVEELYDWEGVTAGLAAQAPEWEPGTAAGYHALSFGFLVGEIVRRVTGRGLGEFFAEEVAQPLGADFHIGLPIGHDHRVAPLIAPVSLTDEYAASAPFGPEGTRRENTGVTIRVKDANSSAWRRGQIPAVNGFGNARSVALVQSALANQGSAGGVRLLSPRGCEPAWQEMFRGTDRVLGTSMCWTVGFGKFGNTFGWGGWGGSLVASDPDSRMTVAYVMNQMIDRDRQEDHRGMEILMAAYSGLR; encoded by the coding sequence ATGACTGATGTCAAGGGTTTCTGTGAGCCGCGGTTTGAGGCAGTCCGGGCGGCTCTTGCCGCTCTGCTCGGAAAGGACGACGTGGGTGCCTCGGCGGCCGTTTACGTTGACGGCGAGCCGGTGGTCGACATCTGGGGCGGATACGCCGATGTGGACCGCTCCGTCGCCTGGGAGCGCGACACCCTCATCGGTGTGAACTCGACGACCAAGAACGTGGTCGCCCTGTGCGCGCTGATCCTGGCCGACCGGGGCGAGCTCGCTCTGTCCGCGCCGGTCGCCGCCTATTGGCCCGAGTTCGCCGCGGCCGGCAAGGAGAAGGTGCTGGTGCGGCACGTACTGTCGCACACCGCGGGGCTGCCGGACCTGTCCGGGCCGACGACGGTCGAGGAGCTCTACGACTGGGAGGGCGTCACGGCAGGGCTGGCCGCGCAGGCGCCCGAATGGGAGCCGGGAACGGCCGCCGGCTATCACGCGCTCAGCTTCGGCTTTCTTGTGGGGGAGATCGTCCGGCGCGTCACGGGCCGCGGTCTTGGCGAGTTCTTCGCCGAAGAAGTGGCCCAACCTCTGGGTGCGGACTTCCACATCGGCCTCCCCATCGGACATGACCACCGCGTCGCACCCCTCATCGCACCGGTGTCACTGACCGACGAGTACGCCGCCAGTGCACCGTTCGGACCGGAGGGCACCCGCCGGGAGAACACCGGTGTGACGATCCGGGTCAAGGATGCCAACTCCTCGGCCTGGCGCCGCGGGCAGATCCCTGCGGTGAACGGCTTCGGTAACGCCCGCTCCGTCGCCCTGGTTCAGTCGGCATTGGCGAACCAGGGGTCGGCCGGCGGCGTGCGGCTGCTCTCCCCCAGGGGGTGCGAGCCCGCATGGCAGGAGATGTTCCGCGGCACGGACCGCGTGCTGGGCACCTCGATGTGCTGGACGGTGGGCTTCGGCAAGTTCGGCAACACCTTCGGCTGGGGCGGCTGGGGCGGCTCGCTGGTCGCCAGCGATCCCGACTCCCGCATGACGGTGGCCTATGTCATGAACCAGATGATCGACCGGGATCGGCAGGAGGACCATCGCGGCATGGAGATCCTCATGGCCGCCTACAGCGGACTCCGCTGA
- a CDS encoding RICIN domain-containing protein, whose protein sequence is MKRPLRTAVRRVRLLGALSAACAALLLTAVPATASPDPTRDGWICDPGWYRINTSNNMVFDISQGPDAKGAVLQYQYVGVANQKWRVCHWPGDTSTADYIFKNQKNGACLTLWDVQDGNWVTEGDCNGYIYGNQKFWLNRIPGTDTFTMQVQSSGAWLSVEAGRYDISRAHIVQYADRAGAFSLTPA, encoded by the coding sequence GTGAAGAGACCCCTTCGTACTGCCGTGCGGCGCGTCCGCCTGCTCGGCGCCTTGTCCGCGGCCTGTGCGGCACTGCTGCTCACCGCCGTGCCCGCCACCGCCTCGCCCGACCCCACCCGCGACGGGTGGATCTGCGATCCGGGCTGGTACCGCATCAACACGTCCAACAACATGGTCTTCGACATCTCCCAGGGGCCCGATGCGAAGGGCGCCGTGCTCCAGTACCAGTACGTGGGCGTCGCCAACCAGAAGTGGCGGGTGTGCCACTGGCCGGGTGACACCTCGACGGCCGACTACATCTTCAAGAACCAGAAGAACGGGGCCTGTCTGACGCTGTGGGACGTCCAGGACGGCAACTGGGTGACCGAGGGCGACTGCAACGGGTACATCTACGGCAACCAGAAGTTCTGGCTCAACCGCATCCCGGGCACCGACACGTTCACCATGCAGGTCCAGAGCTCCGGCGCCTGGCTTTCGGTGGAAGCGGGCCGCTACGACATCTCCCGCGCCCACATCGTCCAGTACGCCGACCGCGCCGGCGCCTTCTCCCTCACACCCGCCTGA